From Calliphora vicina chromosome 3, idCalVici1.1, whole genome shotgun sequence:
TCCCCTCCCTCCGTTTAGCGGTTTGCCAGAAGAATGGCCAACATTCATTGAAGATTTTAACCAAACAACCACCGAGTTCGAATATAGCCCCCTGCAAAATATAATCCGCATTCGTGAATCTCTACATGGTCCGGCCAAGGAAACGGTAGAATCTCTTTTGTCTAGCTCACAAAATGTTaacattatattaaatatattaactgaAACATATGGTCGACCCGAACAATTAATAAGAAGCCAAATTGACAAAGTAAACACCCTTCATTATGTTCCTGAGGGAAAACTGGatttattaatacaattttctaCAAAAGTCAGTAATATGGTACGTTTTTTGGAAACAGCGAATGGCAAACATCACCTCAGTAACCCAACTTTGCTCAGTGAATTAGTTTCAAAGCTGCCGCCAACAAAACAGATGCAATGGGCTGAAAAATGTATTGAACTTAATAGGGCTGCTGATTTAGTCGATTTCTGTCATTGGCTTGAGGGAGTGAGAAAAATTGCCAACATGGTTTCCGATGCCTTACCGTCTACGTCATTCGTAGTTAGAAACAAAAAGCCGCaacctaaaaataaatttgcgtTAACTACGAATATTGTACAAAAGTGTGCAATTTGTTCTGAAGATTGTCATCCTCTTACAGACTGTCAGGTGTTTAAAGATGCTTCAGTGGATGAACGTTGGAATAAAGCCCGTGCACTTCGTTTGTGTTTTTCATGTTTGAAAGGAGGACATCAagttaataaatgttttaaaaaacagcGGTGTGGTATAAACAATTGCGAAAAACAACACCATCCATTATTACATTCAACTAGTGATCGAAATAATAAACAAACGAATAGTGATGCCACTGTTGTTGAAAATGAGAATCCCAGAACAGTTGTCAATTTACATGCAGGTACTCAAAAGAGTGAAATCTTATTTCAAATAATACCAGTGAAGTTATGTGGGCCCAAGGGATGTATCTCAATCTACGCATTTATAGACGACGGAGCTGATGCCACCATGCTAGAATGGGATATTGGTAAAGAAATTGGTTTAAATGGTAAACAAGAAACATTGAAATTGCAATGGTTAAATGAACATTGTAGTAGTGAGCAAACTGAAATTGTAGCTCTGTCTATTAGTGGCCTAcaagaagaaaatataaaatatggaaTTTCAGAAGTGTATTTGGTTAAAAATCTGGAGTTACCAACAcaatcatttaatttaaatgacatTAATTATCATAGTCATCTAAATGACCTCCCTATTACCTCCTATGGCAAAATCAAACCACAAATGATTATTAGTTTAACACATGCATTTTTGACGGTACCAGTAAACATACCCATATGCCTGAAGACAAGACTTGGATGGGTAGTTTATGGTCCAAATGGCATGGAAAAGCAGTGAGTGGTAAAAAGTGTATTTCATTCAAGACGACAAGATATAGAAATGAAGGAGATGATGCGTCAATATTTCGAGGTCGAATCGTGTATGGTAAAACTTAATGTCAAACCTGTTAAGCCTGAAAGTGAGATAAGAGccttaaatattttgaagtcgacaacaaaattttgtgatggCCGTTATGAGTGTGGACTTTTATGGAAAAATGATACTCAGTCACTGCCTGATAGTTATGCTCAATCTTTAAGACGTCTTTGTATGATTGAGAAAAAATTTGGTATAGACCcacaatttgaaattaaatatagaaCAAAAATGCAGCATCTTTTTGAAAAAGGATATGCACGACGACTTAGTCCCACAGAGGAGAAAACTACTTTACCCAAAACGTTCTTTTTACCACACTTCGCAGTTTTTAATCCCGTTAAGGATAGTTTGGTATTTGATGCAGCGGCGAAGATTGACGgtgtttctttaaatgattttcTGTTACCAGGTCCAGACCTAAACCAACCATTAACCagtgttttgtttaaatttcgaGAACACCCTATTGCAGTTTGTGGTGACAAAGGAAATGTTCTTGCAGGTGGCAATTCAGAAAGAAGACCAAGAATCCCAACGTTTTTTATATAGATAGAACATCAACCAACCTGTTGGGCAGTACGTCATGACAAGAGTCATTTTTGGAGCCAATTGCTCACCAACAATTGCACAATATGTGACAAACTTAAATGCTGAACAGCCCCAGAGCCGTAGAAGCCATAATTAAACATCACTATGTAGACGATTATGCAGATTGCTTTGCGTCTGCAAATGAAGCTCTGAATATGGTTAACGACGTTATAAAAATACACAATGCAGCAGGGTTTGAAATGCATAAGTTAGTATCCAACTCAAAAGAAATTAACGCGTACTTTGGTAACCATACCGTAGATAATATTAACGTGACATCtggtaacattgaaaatattttgggaatgcAGTGGTCAGCTGTTAAGGatgaatttgtttttgatattaaatttaaacgaGTTTCTGCCgatattattgaaaacaaacGCACACCTACAAAAAGAGAAGTTTTAAGACTTATTATGTCCGTTTTCGATCCATTTGggtttttaagtaattttactATTACGGGAAAAATATTCATGCAGTCGCTATGGAGATGTGGCTTGGAATGGGACGAGGAAATACCAGAGGCTTTACGTGATCGTTGGAAATCTTGGACTACAGGGTTGAAAAAGGTAAGGGAATTTAGCATTCCAagatgttatttttataatttgtgtgACCAAAACATAACTTTACATTTATTTTGTGATGCAAGTGAAAAAGCAATGGCTACAGTGGCGTATTGGAGATACGATACTTCCGATGGACCCAACTTTCATTCGTATCTGGTAAAACCAACTGTGCACCTACTAAGTTCATGTCTATCCCGAGGCTGGAGTTGCAAGCGGCTGTAATGGCTATTCGGTTAAAAAATGCCATCGTAGAACACCATAATATTCaaccttttcaattttatttttggactgACTCAAGTACGGTCATAAAATGGCTAAAGTCTGAACACCGCCGCTACAAACAGTTTGTCGCTAATAGAGTAGCTGAAATTTTGGAATCATCAGAAGAAAAGCAGTGGCGTTGGGTGCCTGGTGAAATGAATCCAGCTGATGACGGCACTCGGCCGAGTTTACAGTATGACCCTGATAACCGATGGAAAAATGGTCCTGAATTTGTATGTCGACCCTCTGAATTGTGGCCCTCCAATTGTAAACCGCTAGATGCTTCTAATGATGAGGAAGAACTTCGTAGCACCCATTATGCATTTTCCACACGTGTCGTAAATATTATATTCGATGTGAAACGTTTctcaaaatacaaaaagtttatAAGACACATTGGACGGATTTTTCGTTATCTAAacaatttaaagttaaaatataaaaaactaactTTAATGAGTGGTGACTTAACAGTTGAGGAAGAAGATCAAGCTGAACGTTATATAATTCGGTCAATACAACAAACAGAATTTGCCGACGAGTATTCTTCTCTGTCAAGAAATGAACCCATATCGCCAAAAAGTTCCATAATAACGCTCAATCCTTATATCGACGAATTTGACATTCTTAGATGTGGTGGAAGAATAGACAATGCTCCATTTATATCACCCTTTACGAAAAGGCCGTACATTCTTCCAAACGACAATCGAGTAACACATCTATTAGTTCAGTGGTATCACCAACGACAAAAACACATCAACGATGGCACTGTGATATGTGAAATACGTCTGAAATATTGGATTCCGTCTATACgagttattttaaataaatataaatgcaaACCATGCCAACCCATTATGGGTCCCCTACCTAAAGATCGTTTAAGTGCCTTTGTTCGACCATTCTCTTATACGGGATTGGATTACTTTGGTCCAGTGTTAGTTTCTGTCCGCCGTAGCCAAGAGAAGCGGTGGGTAGCGTTATTTACGTGTTTAACAACCCGTGCCGTCCACTTAGAGGTGGCAATGAACTTGTCGAGTGATTCGTGCCTACTTTGTAtcagaaattttataaatcggCGGGGAGTACCTGTTTTAATTAGAAGTGACAATGGCACTAATTTTGTTGGTATCACGAAAGAGCTTGGATGTGAAGAAAATTTCATCGATCACAAAAAAATAGACGCTGATTTAAAACCCCTTGGCATTAAATGGAAGTTCAACACCCCCTCTGACCCTAGTGCTGGTGGTTGTTGGGAACGACTTGTGCAGTCCGTGAAAAAGGCCctatatgccactttaaaagaACAAACTGTACGCCCAGAAACGCTATACAGCCTATTAGTTGAATGTGAAAACATAGTGAACTGTAGACCACTAACACATTTGCCAGTCACACCAGATGAACCAGAACCGTTGACTCCGAATCACTTTTTATTGGGATGTTCCAATCCAACGCAGACTCCGGGACCCTTTAATCCAAAATATTGCTCCTTAAGAAAACAGTGgagaaatttgcaaaatttaaaaaattgtttgtggaAACGTTGGGTGTTGGAGTATCTTCCCGATTTAACACGTAAAACAAAATGGTGTCGATCTACAAAGCCCTTAGCAACGGGATCGTTGGTCCTTATTTGTGAAACCGATCAAGCCAGGTCAAAATGGAGAAGAGGACGCATCCACAAATTATTTGTTGGTAAAGATGGGGTAGCAAGACTTGCCGAAGTAAATACTGCCAATGGACTGTTGCGCCGTCCCGTTTCAAAACTGGACGTATTAGACGTGGATAATGTTGGTGAATTAGACATTATGGGGTCCATTCACGGGGGCGGGGATGTTGATGACGCCGATAAAACGGTTTAATGGTGAATTCTATTTTGCACATAAAAAATTCCCCTTTTTAATGTTTGCCGCATTTGCCAACACTATTATTTATCTGTCAAAAAGTAACGTTCgccattttcaatttatataaaaaggaaCCATTATAGTTTTGTCGTCAACAAGTGTAGTCGTCCAACAAcaagtaattattttattttaatgtactttgatttattttattaattaatttgtatcaatttgttattttatagaGAATAAATTCTCCTTTCACCTTATAATTTTGTCAACCTTTTATGTTAgtggaaataaattttcattactaACTTCAAGACGAcctgagtttttattttttcaagagACGacagacgtatataagaccatagtaagttggacaagggctgagatataagcaaaaaaccaaaaaacaatgtaatttgttattgttttcaatgacgtcatgcaaatatatgtataacaagtaagagagctatattcggctgtgccgaatcttaaatacccttcaccaaattatactttaaaataaaaattttaaatatttttaggtaaacaaaaattaaatttaatttttccaatttttagtttttttttcgaaattgttttttaaacttaGTGAAAAAAccaattcgggttaaaaaatattttttcgattttgacccattgtaggtccaacttactatggtcttatatacgtcgttgcagaggtctttgaaatatctatcgttagatatccatattgtctatattaatgacttagtaatacagatataggtcaaaaatatatctcagacatttgtggaccgatttcttCGGAAAGTCGATTTCAACCCACagatatcgactccgctatctataacgatcctgaatatactatatactttgtggggtcgcaaatgaaaaatgtagaaaatacaaacggaatgacaaacttatatatacccttgccactcatggtgaagggtataataattttctttcgaaaatcttatatatattttctgttgaaaatcttgagtgtaacatttttctctaggaaataaaataattttctatagaaaatcttgtctataacttattttctctagaataggacatcttgtgtataacttattttctgtagaataggacatcttgtgtataacaatattttctgtagaaaatcttgtgtataacaatattttctgtagaaaatcttgtgtataacaatattttctgtagaaaatcttgtgtataacaatattttctatagaaaatcttgtgtataacaatattttctatagaaaatcttgtgtataacaatattttctatagaaaatcttgtgtataacaatattttctatagaaaatcttgtgtatacaatattttctatagaaaatcttgtgtataacaatattttctatagaaaatcttgtgtataacaatattttctatagaaaatcttgtgtataacaatattttctatagaaaatcttgtgtataacaatattttctatagaaaatcttgtgtataacaatattttctatagaaaatcttgtgtataacaatattttctatagaaaatcttgtgtataacaatattttctatagtaaatcttgtgtataacaatattttctatagaaaatcttgtgtataacaatattttctatagaaaatcttgtgtataacaatattttctatagaaaatcttgtgtataacaatattttctatagaaaatcttgtgtataacaatattttctatagaaaatcttgtgtataacaatattttctatagaaaatcttgtgtataacaatattttctatagtaaatcttgtgtataacaatattttctatagtaaatcttgtgtataacaatattttctatagaaaatcttgtgtataacaatattttctatagaaaatcttgtgtataacaatattttctatagaaaatcttgtgtataacaatattttctatagaaaatcttgtgtataacaatattttctatagaaaatcttgtgtataacaatattttctatagaaaatcttgtgtataacaatattttctatagaaaatcttgtgtataacaatattttctatagaaaatcttgtgtataacaatattttctatagaaaatcttgtgtataacaatattttctatagaaaatcttgtgtataacaatattttctatagaaaatcttgtgtataacaatattttctatagaaaatcttgtgtataacaatattttctatagaaaatcttgtgtataacaatattttctatagaaaatcttgtgtataacaatattttctatagaaaatcttgtgtataacaatattttctatagaaaatcttgtgtataacaatattttctatagtaaatcttgtgtataacaatattttctatagaaaatcttgtgtataacaatattttctatagtaaatcttgtgtataacaatattttctatagaaaatcttgtgtataacaatattttctatagaaaatcttgtgtataacaatattttctatagaaaatcttgtgtataaagtgtctccagcactaaattcacataaattatctcagtttgattacatatgtatatgtacgaattgggttttgtaattttaagctaggtactctgttcaaattTTCGTGCGAAATactgtcaaactccatataaaatatttggaatgaaatatatgcgaaataatttcgcaaaagcagtactctgtttttattgtggaaatcaatctccccatttagtgaatgaatttggggactatcattttgaaattatcggtTTAActaatcttgtgtataacaatattttctatagtaaatcttgtgtataacaatattttctatagaaaatcttgtgtataacaatattttctatagaaaatcttgtgtataacaatattttctatagaaaatcttgtgtataacaatattttctatagaaaatcttgtgtataacaatattttctatagaaaatcttgtgtataacaatattttctatagaaaatcttgtgtataacaatattttctatagaaaatcttgtgtataacaatattttctatagaaaatcttgtgtataa
This genomic window contains:
- the LOC135955619 gene encoding uncharacterized protein LOC135955619; the protein is MKEMMRQYFEVESCMVKLNVKPVKPESEIRALNILKSTTKFCDGRYECGLLWKNDTQSLPDSYAQSLRRLCMIEKKFGIDPQFEIKYRTKMQHLFEKGYARRLSPTEEKTTLPKTFFLPHFAVFNPVKDSLVFDAAAKIDGVSLNDFLLPGPDLNQPLTSVLFKFREHPIAVCGDKGNVLAGGNSERRPRIPTPRAVEAIIKHHYVDDYADCFASANEALNMVNDVIKIHNAAGFEMHKLVSNSKEINAYFGNHTVDNINVTSGNIENILGMQWSAVKDEFVFDIKFKRVSADIIENKRTPTKREVLRLIMSVFDPFGFLSNFTITGKIFMQSLWRCGLEWDEEIPEALRDRWKSWTTGLKKVREFSIPRCYFYNLCDQNITLHLFCDASEKAMATVAYWRYDTSDGPNFHSYLVKPTVHLLSSCLSRGWSCKRLTVIKWLKSEHRRYKQFVANRVAEILESSEEKQWRWVPGEMNPADDGTRPSLQYDPDNRWKNGPEFVCRPSELWPSNCKPLDASNDEEELRSTHYAFSTRVVNIIFDVKRFSKYKKFIRHIGRIFRYLNNLKLKYKKLTLMSGDLTVEEEDQAERYIIRSIQQTEFADEYSSLSRNEPISPKSSIITLNPYIDEFDILRCGGRIDNAPFISPFTKRPYILPNDNRVTHLLVQWYHQRQKHINDGTVICEIRLKYWIPSIRVILNKYKCKPCQPIMGPLPKDRLSAFVRPFSYTGLDYFGPVLVSVRRSQEKRWVALFTCLTTRAVHLEVAMNLSSDSCLLCIRNFINRRGVPVLIRSDNGTNFVGITKELGCEENFIDHKKIDADLKPLGIKWKFNTPSDPSAGGCWERLVQSVKKALYATLKEQTVRPETLYSLLVECENIVNCRPLTHLPVTPDEPEPLTPNHFLLGCSNPTQTPGPFNPKYCSLRKQWRNLQNLKNCLWKRWVLEYLPDLTRKTKWCRSTKPLATGSLVLICETDQARSKWRRGRIHKLFVGKDGVARLAEVNTANGLLRRPVSKLDVLDVDNVGELDIMGSIHGGGDVDDADKTV